One Methylocaldum marinum DNA window includes the following coding sequences:
- the fdhF gene encoding formate dehydrogenase subunit alpha, whose protein sequence is MALRDNDFGTPPSQSDKLVTLEIDGFSVTVPEGTSVLRAAASIGIQIPKLCATDSLEPFGSCRLCLVQIEGGRGLPASCTTPVAEGMKVCTQNERLAKVRRGVMELYISDHPLDCLTCSANGNCELQDMAGAVGLREVRYGYEGENHLKAEKDTSNPYFAFDPSKCIVCSRCVRACEEVQGTFALTLDGRGFDSTVSPGQDQAFMESECVSCGACVQACPTATLMEKSVIEKGQPEHSTVTTCAYCGVGCSFKAEMKGSEVVRMVPNKDGHANHGHSCVKGRFAFGYATHKDRITTPMIRKSIHDPWQVVSWEEAISHAASEFKRIQSKYGRYSVGALTSSRCTNEETFLVQKLVRAAFGNNNVDTCARVCHSPTGYGLKQTLGESAGTQTFDSVRKADVIMVVGANPTDGHPVFGSMMKRRIREGAKLIVADPRDIDLVKSAHVKADYHLKLRPGTNVALINALAHAVVTEGLANDAFAMERCEPASYEKWKSFVSEERNSPEATESVTGVPAATVRAAARLYATGGNAAIYYGLGVTEHSQGSTTVIGIANLAMATGNIGREGVGVNPLRGQNNVQGSCDMGSFPHEFPGYRHVSDFETRAQFESAWGVTLESEPGLRIPNMFGAALDGSFKGLYCEGEDIAQSDPDTQHVHAALQAMECVVVQDLFLNETAKFAHVFLPGASFLEKDGTFTNAERRISPVRKVMPPLARYEDWEVTQMLSNALGYPMTYSHPSEIMDEIARLVPTFTGVSFAKLDELGSVQWPCNETAPNGTPTMHIEQFVRGKGRFMLTEYVPTQERTSSRYPLILTTGRILSQYNVGAQTRRTMNSVWHSEDRLEIHPHDAEQRGIGEGDWVGVKSRSGETVLRATLTERVQPGVVYTTFHFPESGANVITTDNSDWATNCPEYKVTAVQVTKVTEPSEWQRRYRQFSEEQLALLEQRSVTTG, encoded by the coding sequence ATGGCACTACGTGATAACGATTTCGGCACACCTCCAAGCCAGTCCGACAAGCTGGTCACGCTGGAAATCGACGGCTTCAGCGTAACCGTACCGGAGGGTACCTCGGTTCTTAGAGCCGCGGCCAGTATCGGCATCCAGATCCCGAAACTGTGTGCCACCGATAGCCTGGAACCATTCGGTTCCTGCCGTCTATGCCTGGTGCAGATCGAGGGCGGACGCGGACTGCCCGCTTCCTGCACCACGCCCGTGGCGGAAGGCATGAAGGTTTGTACCCAGAACGAGCGACTGGCCAAAGTTCGTCGCGGTGTGATGGAGTTGTATATCTCCGATCATCCGTTGGATTGCCTAACCTGTTCCGCCAACGGCAATTGCGAATTGCAGGATATGGCCGGCGCCGTCGGTCTTCGGGAAGTTCGCTACGGCTACGAGGGCGAGAACCATCTCAAAGCGGAAAAGGACACCAGCAATCCCTATTTCGCCTTCGATCCTTCCAAATGTATCGTGTGCTCGCGCTGCGTGCGCGCCTGCGAGGAAGTGCAGGGCACCTTCGCCTTAACCCTGGACGGCCGGGGCTTCGACTCGACAGTTTCACCCGGCCAGGACCAGGCGTTCATGGAGTCCGAGTGCGTTTCGTGCGGCGCATGCGTGCAAGCCTGCCCGACTGCGACGCTGATGGAAAAGTCCGTCATCGAGAAGGGGCAGCCGGAGCACAGCACCGTGACGACCTGCGCTTATTGTGGTGTGGGCTGCTCGTTCAAGGCGGAGATGAAGGGGTCCGAAGTGGTGCGCATGGTGCCGAACAAAGATGGCCACGCCAACCACGGCCACTCCTGCGTCAAGGGCCGGTTCGCTTTCGGTTATGCTACGCACAAGGACCGAATTACGACTCCGATGATTCGGAAGAGTATTCACGATCCCTGGCAGGTTGTGTCCTGGGAAGAAGCGATTAGTCATGCCGCCTCCGAATTCAAGCGCATACAGTCCAAGTATGGGCGCTATTCGGTGGGTGCGCTCACCTCCAGCCGCTGCACCAATGAAGAGACCTTCCTGGTGCAAAAGCTGGTGCGCGCGGCTTTCGGCAACAATAATGTAGACACTTGCGCGAGAGTGTGCCATTCGCCTACCGGCTACGGTCTCAAGCAGACCTTGGGCGAGTCCGCCGGCACCCAAACCTTCGATTCGGTCAGGAAGGCCGACGTCATCATGGTAGTCGGCGCCAACCCCACCGATGGCCATCCGGTGTTCGGCTCGATGATGAAACGCCGCATCCGTGAAGGCGCCAAGCTGATCGTGGCCGATCCCCGAGATATCGATCTGGTGAAATCCGCGCACGTGAAAGCGGATTATCATTTGAAATTGCGTCCTGGCACTAACGTCGCCTTGATCAATGCCTTGGCTCACGCGGTTGTTACCGAGGGGCTGGCGAACGATGCTTTCGCCATGGAACGCTGCGAACCAGCCTCATACGAGAAGTGGAAGTCCTTCGTCAGCGAGGAGCGCAACTCGCCAGAAGCCACGGAATCGGTCACCGGCGTACCGGCGGCGACGGTGAGGGCGGCAGCGAGGCTTTATGCCACCGGCGGCAATGCCGCGATTTACTACGGCCTTGGCGTCACCGAACACAGCCAGGGTTCCACAACCGTTATCGGCATCGCCAACCTGGCGATGGCCACCGGCAACATTGGCCGGGAGGGCGTCGGCGTAAATCCCTTGCGTGGACAGAACAATGTCCAGGGATCCTGTGACATGGGGTCGTTCCCGCACGAGTTTCCGGGTTATCGCCACGTCTCCGATTTCGAAACCCGTGCCCAGTTCGAATCCGCCTGGGGCGTCACCCTGGAGTCGGAACCCGGGCTGCGTATTCCGAACATGTTCGGCGCCGCGCTGGACGGCAGCTTTAAGGGGCTTTACTGCGAAGGTGAGGATATCGCGCAGTCCGATCCCGACACCCAGCATGTTCATGCCGCTCTGCAAGCGATGGAATGCGTCGTAGTGCAGGACCTGTTTCTGAACGAAACCGCCAAATTCGCCCATGTGTTTCTGCCGGGCGCATCCTTCCTGGAAAAGGACGGCACTTTTACGAATGCCGAGCGTCGTATTTCACCGGTACGGAAGGTCATGCCGCCGCTGGCCCGCTACGAGGACTGGGAAGTGACCCAGATGCTTTCGAACGCCTTGGGTTACCCGATGACGTATTCGCATCCGTCCGAGATCATGGACGAGATCGCACGACTGGTGCCGACTTTTACCGGCGTCAGCTTTGCAAAGCTCGACGAACTCGGCAGCGTGCAATGGCCGTGCAACGAGACCGCGCCCAACGGTACGCCGACCATGCACATCGAGCAGTTCGTGCGCGGCAAAGGACGTTTCATGCTGACCGAATACGTGCCGACCCAGGAGCGGACCAGCAGCCGCTATCCGCTGATCCTGACCACGGGCCGCATCCTGTCCCAGTACAATGTAGGTGCGCAGACCCGGCGTACCATGAATTCGGTCTGGCATTCCGAGGATCGTTTGGAAATCCATCCGCACGATGCGGAACAGCGTGGCATCGGGGAAGGAGATTGGGTGGGTGTCAAGAGCCGCTCCGGGGAGACTGTTCTCAGGGCTACTCTCACCGAAAGGGTTCAGCCGGGCGTGGTGTACACTACTTTTCATTTCCCGGAATCAGGCGCGAATGTGATTACCACAGACAATTCAGATTGGGCGACAAATTGTCCGGAATATAAGGTAACCGCGGTGCAGGTTACCAAGGTTACCGAGCCGTCGGAATGGCAGCGCCGGTACCGGCAGTTCTCGGAAGAGCAATTGGCGCTACTGGAACAGCGTTCGGTCACTACCGGCTGA
- the fdhD gene encoding formate dehydrogenase accessory sulfurtransferase FdhD, which produces MGVLASEMGWPSYQVSAVERWRGDEHANQEDCIAEEAPIALMYNGEPHVVMLATPLDLEDFALGFSLTENIVASPREVESVRIYRRAEGIEVRLRIPEARCANAAEKGRNLAGRTGCGLCGARTLQQAMRRPAPVGRGVEVSSQELERALGELSDHQRLNRITGAVHAAAWAVPGQGIRSVREDIGRHNALDKLIGGLARRDIDFATGFVLVTSRASYEMVQKCASVGIGFLAAISAPTGLAVRLAEDTGVTLVGFARGENHVVYANPQRLLHGQA; this is translated from the coding sequence ATGGGCGTTCTTGCGTCCGAGATGGGCTGGCCGAGTTACCAAGTCAGTGCGGTCGAGCGCTGGCGTGGCGACGAGCATGCCAATCAGGAAGATTGTATTGCCGAGGAGGCGCCAATTGCCCTGATGTATAACGGCGAACCGCACGTGGTGATGCTGGCGACCCCGCTCGACCTGGAGGATTTCGCTCTGGGCTTCAGCCTGACCGAAAATATCGTCGCATCGCCGCGCGAGGTGGAGTCGGTTCGGATTTACCGCCGCGCCGAGGGGATCGAAGTTCGCCTTCGCATACCCGAGGCGCGTTGCGCGAATGCTGCGGAAAAAGGGCGCAATCTCGCCGGGCGGACCGGTTGCGGTCTGTGCGGTGCGCGCACTCTGCAGCAGGCAATGCGCAGGCCGGCTCCCGTAGGGCGGGGAGTGGAAGTCTCGTCGCAGGAGCTGGAACGGGCGCTGGGCGAGCTGTCGGACCATCAAAGACTCAACCGTATCACCGGGGCGGTACATGCGGCGGCGTGGGCAGTACCGGGGCAGGGTATACGATCGGTCAGGGAAGATATAGGCCGGCATAATGCGTTGGACAAGCTGATCGGCGGGTTGGCGAGGCGAGATATCGATTTCGCTACCGGCTTTGTGCTTGTCACCAGTCGCGCCAGCTACGAGATGGTTCAAAAATGCGCTTCCGTCGGCATCGGGTTCCTGGCTGCAATTTCGGCCCCCACCGGTCTTGCGGTGCGCTTGGCCGAAGACACGGGTGTCACGCTGGTCGGTTTCGCCCGAGGGGAGAACCACGTGGTTTACGCGAATCCACAGCGCTTGCTGCACGGTCAGGCTTGA
- a CDS encoding formate dehydrogenase subunit delta, translating into MNIENLVKMANDIGNFFNAEPDRSAAIHGIADHIRRFWDPRMRKAIIAHLQEGGIGLNELPQAALAELANETVALRESGDG; encoded by the coding sequence ATGAATATCGAGAATTTGGTAAAAATGGCCAATGACATTGGCAATTTTTTCAATGCGGAGCCGGACAGATCCGCCGCGATACACGGAATCGCCGATCATATCAGGCGGTTCTGGGACCCACGAATGCGCAAGGCCATCATTGCACACCTTCAAGAAGGCGGAATTGGCCTCAATGAGCTTCCGCAGGCGGCTTTAGCTGAACTCGCGAATGAAACCGTTGCACTACGCGAATCGGGCGACGGCTGA
- the thiO gene encoding glycine oxidase ThiO, with amino-acid sequence MTDIIIIGGGVIGLMTARELMKAGARVLILERQLIGRESSWAGGGILSPLYPWRAAEPIVQLWLRSHAEYSELTESLRHSTGIDPEWRKSGLLIADCDDEHRAETWCESCGIAYERPDLSSLHELEPSIQLMPGAPIFLPEIAQVRNPRLLRALQSELLAAGAQISEHRSVSEIAVDGTRITRVECGGETYSADQYVITAGAWSGAMSDRFFSLPRPGVEPVKGQMIIFSARPGLLGHMVLNRDHYLIPRKDGKILAGSTLEHVGFDKSVTESARSELLEFAYGTLPALRTCSIEKHWAGLRPGSPTGIPYIGRHPEIQNLLFNCGHFRNGFAMAPASARLLADLVLGRSTQVSPEPYALTSAH; translated from the coding sequence ATGACGGACATCATCATCATCGGCGGTGGAGTCATCGGACTGATGACCGCGCGCGAACTTATGAAGGCCGGGGCACGAGTCCTCATCCTGGAAAGGCAATTGATCGGGCGGGAATCCTCTTGGGCTGGCGGCGGCATACTCAGTCCGCTTTATCCCTGGCGAGCCGCGGAACCGATTGTGCAGCTCTGGCTTCGGAGCCATGCTGAATATTCCGAGCTGACCGAATCCCTGCGACACAGCACCGGAATTGATCCGGAATGGCGAAAAAGCGGGTTACTGATTGCCGATTGTGATGACGAACATCGCGCCGAAACTTGGTGCGAAAGCTGCGGAATCGCCTATGAACGGCCTGATCTCTCAAGCCTCCATGAACTGGAACCGTCGATTCAGCTTATGCCCGGCGCGCCCATCTTTCTGCCCGAGATCGCCCAAGTCAGAAACCCGCGGCTGCTCCGCGCATTGCAGTCCGAATTACTGGCAGCCGGTGCGCAGATTTCGGAACACCGCTCGGTCAGCGAGATTGCCGTGGACGGGACCAGGATCACCCGCGTCGAGTGCGGGGGCGAAACGTACTCCGCGGACCAATATGTCATTACTGCGGGAGCCTGGTCGGGAGCCATGAGTGACCGCTTCTTTTCCCTGCCGCGACCGGGCGTGGAACCGGTGAAAGGACAAATGATCATTTTTTCGGCTCGGCCCGGACTGCTCGGGCACATGGTCCTTAACCGGGATCACTACCTGATACCGCGGAAAGACGGGAAAATTTTAGCGGGCAGCACGCTCGAGCATGTCGGCTTCGACAAGAGCGTAACCGAATCCGCGCGTTCCGAGCTCCTGGAGTTCGCCTATGGCACACTCCCGGCACTCCGCACCTGCTCCATCGAAAAACACTGGGCGGGACTACGGCCCGGCTCGCCCACGGGCATTCCCTATATCGGCCGGCACCCGGAAATCCAGAATCTACTTTTCAATTGCGGCCACTTCCGTAACGGTTTCGCCATGGCTCCGGCTTCAGCCCGGCTTCTGGCCGACCTGGTCCTCGGCCGCTCCACTCAGGTTTCTCCGGAGCCCTATGCTCTGACTTCTGCGCATTAA
- a CDS encoding UPF0182 family protein, protein MQNWKRLLMLIAAVIIGLATVLLASGIALTNFIVDFWWHDGLDYGGYFWLKLLYRYILSGSVTLFFFLIFFLNFWAASRYLGIDETAFSRLGHSEGNRYRRLLKLFQTGSMRVYTPLSLILAVLIAIPFYKQWDAALLFLFAPSAGIPDPVFGNDVSFYMFAYPIFTLIQRELLIASIIVSVAIALLYWIEHRLLPGERKEWPIGARIHLSGIIVITALIMAWGFMLYRFGLLYTDVHEPQFFGPGFIELRYHLPLIWLSILTLLGAVLAGLFYVHKGTGLTVLVSMILLFVASIGIRQIDIIPDLIDRFVVKPNPVKVEQAFMQNNIDATLTAYELNDIKIIDVMPALPDRDILDQTFREHLYNIPVWDPEYLDEVYQQLQGIRPYYRFPNVDIARYVINDRLEQVNLSAREVNIDKLPAEAQNWENTHLRYTHGYGAVITPAAQDGETPMKWFLRDLRMESGVGFTVEKPDIYFGEENLPYAIVPNLLSVVGISSFDEESSYNYTGSGGVPISSFFRRLLFAIYFRDRNLFFSYNIRGDSRALFHRNIIDRIKRLTPYLSLDNDPYAVVTPKRIYWIVDAYTTSSLYPVSKTTSTRFNRESEDKPFNYIRNSVKIVVDAFDGNVDYYVANPNDPIIQGYRRAFPGVFKNMSSMSPMLREQLRYPKDMFTTQMSVYARYHQTDPAQFFQQSETWDFATVNDSVMKPFYFTTYLLEGLREPENFVLINPMTPIGRSNLSVLAVAGTPAARGRTDFSKEIVLYRFSREIQVEGPSQVSALIDQDPEIARQFALWDQKGSHVLRGRIIVLPVGRSVLYVQPVYIVSTGTTRIPELQRVILSMGNIVIMDASLEKGMERLQERLRELGPQIPPTPPTEPTEPPPPRMPEIRPMT, encoded by the coding sequence ATGCAAAATTGGAAACGACTGCTGATGCTCATTGCCGCCGTCATCATCGGTTTGGCTACAGTGCTTTTAGCATCCGGCATCGCTTTAACGAATTTCATAGTGGATTTTTGGTGGCACGACGGGCTCGATTACGGCGGGTATTTTTGGCTCAAGCTCCTGTACCGTTACATCCTGTCGGGCAGCGTCACTCTGTTCTTTTTCCTAATCTTCTTCCTTAATTTCTGGGCCGCCTCCCGTTATCTCGGCATCGACGAGACTGCGTTCAGCCGGCTGGGCCACTCCGAAGGCAACCGCTACCGCCGCCTGCTGAAACTCTTCCAGACCGGCTCCATGCGCGTCTATACGCCTCTCTCGCTCATTCTCGCCGTGCTCATCGCGATCCCGTTCTACAAGCAATGGGACGCTGCCCTGCTGTTCCTGTTCGCTCCCAGTGCCGGGATTCCCGATCCGGTGTTCGGAAACGATGTCAGCTTTTACATGTTCGCTTATCCGATCTTCACGCTGATTCAAAGGGAATTGCTCATCGCTTCGATCATTGTGAGCGTGGCGATCGCACTCCTCTATTGGATCGAACACAGGTTGCTGCCGGGAGAGCGAAAGGAATGGCCCATCGGCGCGAGAATTCACTTGAGCGGCATTATCGTCATCACCGCGCTGATCATGGCCTGGGGGTTCATGCTGTATCGTTTCGGGCTGCTGTACACGGATGTTCACGAACCCCAGTTCTTCGGCCCGGGATTTATCGAGCTTCGCTATCACCTGCCGTTGATTTGGCTATCGATTTTGACCCTGCTCGGCGCAGTGTTGGCCGGCTTGTTCTATGTGCATAAAGGCACGGGGCTAACCGTTTTGGTCAGTATGATCCTGCTTTTTGTCGCATCCATCGGTATCCGTCAGATCGACATCATTCCCGACCTGATCGATCGGTTCGTTGTAAAACCGAATCCGGTCAAAGTCGAACAAGCGTTCATGCAGAACAATATCGACGCGACTCTTACCGCCTACGAGCTAAACGATATCAAGATCATCGACGTCATGCCGGCCCTGCCCGACCGCGATATTCTCGATCAGACCTTCCGCGAACACCTTTACAACATTCCGGTCTGGGATCCGGAATACCTCGATGAGGTCTATCAGCAGCTGCAGGGCATTCGCCCCTACTACCGCTTTCCGAACGTGGACATCGCGCGCTATGTGATCAACGACCGGCTCGAACAGGTGAATCTGTCCGCGCGTGAAGTCAATATCGATAAATTGCCGGCCGAAGCGCAGAATTGGGAAAACACCCATCTCCGTTACACTCATGGCTACGGCGCGGTAATAACACCAGCCGCTCAGGACGGTGAAACGCCAATGAAGTGGTTCCTCCGCGATTTAAGGATGGAATCCGGTGTAGGCTTCACGGTCGAAAAACCGGATATCTATTTCGGCGAAGAAAACCTTCCTTATGCCATCGTGCCGAACCTTCTGAGCGTCGTAGGCATTTCCAGCTTCGACGAGGAATCCAGCTACAACTACACCGGTAGCGGCGGGGTACCGATTTCCTCGTTCTTCCGTAGACTGCTGTTCGCTATCTATTTCCGCGACCGGAATTTGTTTTTTTCATACAACATCCGCGGCGATAGCCGGGCACTTTTCCACCGCAATATCATCGACAGAATCAAGCGGCTCACCCCCTATTTGTCCCTGGACAATGATCCATATGCCGTCGTCACGCCGAAGCGTATCTACTGGATCGTAGATGCATATACCACGTCCAGCCTGTACCCGGTATCGAAAACCACAAGCACTCGCTTTAACCGCGAGAGCGAGGATAAGCCGTTCAACTACATTCGCAACTCGGTCAAGATCGTCGTCGACGCGTTCGACGGCAATGTCGACTATTACGTCGCCAACCCCAACGACCCCATCATTCAGGGCTACAGAAGAGCGTTTCCGGGCGTTTTCAAGAATATGAGCAGCATGTCTCCGATGCTCCGGGAGCAGTTGCGCTATCCCAAGGATATGTTCACGACGCAGATGAGCGTCTATGCCCGGTACCATCAGACCGATCCTGCCCAATTCTTCCAGCAGTCTGAAACCTGGGATTTCGCCACGGTCAACGACTCCGTGATGAAGCCTTTCTACTTCACGACATATTTGCTGGAAGGACTTCGAGAGCCGGAAAATTTCGTCCTGATCAATCCCATGACCCCTATAGGACGGAGCAATCTCAGTGTACTGGCGGTCGCCGGCACGCCAGCCGCCAGGGGGCGTACCGATTTTTCCAAGGAGATCGTGCTCTACCGATTCAGCCGCGAGATTCAGGTCGAAGGCCCTTCGCAAGTCAGCGCGCTGATCGATCAGGATCCCGAGATTGCGAGGCAATTTGCGCTTTGGGACCAAAAAGGGTCACACGTGCTTCGTGGGCGGATTATCGTGCTGCCGGTAGGAAGATCCGTCCTCTACGTACAGCCGGTCTACATCGTTTCGACCGGTACCACGAGAATTCCCGAACTGCAACGCGTCATTTTGTCGATGGGAAATATTGTGATTATGGACGCGTCCCTGGAAAAGGGAATGGAAAGACTCCAGGAGAGGCTGCGGGAACTGGGGCCGCAAATTCCGCCTACCCCCCCGACGGAGCCAACCGAACCGCCGCCGCCTCGAATGCCCGAAATAAGGCCAATGACCTAA
- a CDS encoding OmpA family protein, with protein sequence MIKKTITAGAIAALMTGCAGGPYGGAPQFGKTGTGAVIGAAGGAGLGAIIAKDKGKGALIGAGVGGLLGAGVGAYMDRQETQLREQLAGTGIEVQRSGNDLVLNMPSNVTFAYDSDQISPQAASALTQVAGTLNQFPETLLTVAGHTDSDGSDAYNMDLSRRRAGAVSEFLMAQGVAGGRLHSIGMGERQPIASNSTEDGKARNRRVELLIRPDQTAAQQPGAPQGQGYPAPTGTYPQQPGGYSQPDAYPQQPGGYSQPSTYPYPQQPGGYSQPGTYPQQPTGYPQQGNYPQYPQQTYPTQTYPR encoded by the coding sequence ATGATTAAAAAAACCATTACCGCCGGTGCAATTGCCGCGCTGATGACAGGCTGCGCCGGCGGTCCTTACGGGGGGGCGCCGCAGTTCGGAAAGACCGGCACGGGAGCTGTGATAGGTGCTGCGGGCGGAGCGGGGCTCGGCGCAATCATCGCCAAGGACAAGGGCAAAGGGGCGTTGATCGGCGCCGGCGTAGGGGGGCTGCTGGGTGCCGGAGTGGGCGCCTACATGGATCGTCAGGAAACGCAGCTGCGCGAACAACTAGCGGGCACCGGCATCGAAGTACAGCGGAGCGGCAATGATCTGGTCCTGAACATGCCGAGCAATGTCACGTTTGCCTACGATTCCGACCAAATCTCACCGCAAGCGGCAAGCGCACTGACCCAGGTCGCCGGGACTCTGAACCAATTTCCGGAGACGCTGCTGACCGTGGCCGGGCATACCGACTCGGATGGCAGCGATGCCTACAATATGGATCTTTCCCGCCGCAGGGCCGGCGCCGTGTCCGAATTCCTGATGGCGCAGGGCGTCGCCGGCGGCCGCCTGCATTCGATCGGAATGGGCGAACGCCAGCCAATCGCAAGCAATAGTACGGAAGACGGCAAGGCTCGCAATCGCCGGGTGGAGTTGCTGATTCGGCCCGACCAGACTGCCGCGCAGCAGCCCGGAGCACCACAAGGCCAAGGGTATCCCGCTCCGACGGGAACTTATCCGCAGCAACCGGGCGGGTACTCTCAACCGGATGCCTACCCGCAGCAGCCCGGCGGGTATTCCCAACCGAGCACTTATCCCTATCCCCAGCAACCCGGCGGTTACTCCCAGCCCGGTACCTATCCGCAACAGCCGACGGGATATCCTCAACAGGGGAATTATCCGCAATACCCGCAGCAGACCTATCCGACTCAGACCTATCCGCGGTAA